The Methylobacterium currus genome contains a region encoding:
- the truB gene encoding tRNA pseudouridine(55) synthase TruB, which yields MHEDQPAEPAPQATRPARDGAPRQDRPRGRGRPPGDRPKRREISGWVILDKGVGMTSTHAVAAVKRALNAKKAGHAGTLDPLASGILPIALGEATKTVPFVMDGRKAYVFSVTWGVETDTDDAEGRPVATSDDRPTQEQVEAMLPRFVGAIEQVPPRYSAIKIQGERAYDLARDGEVVELVARPVQIDRLAIVAHTPERTVIEAECGKGTYVRAIARDLGRALGCYGHVSALRRTRVGPFAEDQSCTIGALEAAEAEANAALLRPVETALDAVPHVPVSRDMAMRLMRGQPVILRGRDAPTEGKAYATCGGVLVAVGDVERGELVPHRVFHLGGTAPRNG from the coding sequence ATGCACGAGGATCAGCCCGCAGAGCCCGCGCCGCAGGCGACCCGCCCTGCGCGTGACGGCGCCCCCCGGCAGGATCGGCCCCGCGGCCGCGGCCGCCCGCCGGGCGACCGGCCCAAGCGCCGCGAGATCAGCGGCTGGGTGATCCTCGACAAGGGCGTCGGCATGACCTCGACCCACGCGGTCGCGGCGGTCAAGCGCGCCCTCAACGCCAAGAAGGCCGGCCACGCCGGCACCCTCGACCCGCTCGCCTCCGGCATCCTGCCGATCGCGCTGGGCGAGGCGACCAAGACCGTTCCCTTCGTGATGGACGGGCGCAAGGCCTACGTCTTCTCGGTCACCTGGGGCGTCGAGACGGACACCGACGACGCGGAAGGGCGTCCGGTCGCGACCTCCGACGACCGCCCGACCCAGGAGCAGGTCGAGGCGATGCTGCCGCGCTTCGTCGGCGCGATCGAGCAGGTGCCGCCGCGCTACTCGGCGATCAAGATCCAGGGCGAGCGCGCCTACGACCTCGCCCGCGACGGCGAGGTGGTGGAACTCGTCGCCCGCCCGGTGCAGATCGACCGTCTGGCGATCGTCGCCCACACCCCTGAGCGTACCGTGATCGAGGCCGAGTGCGGCAAGGGCACCTATGTGCGCGCCATCGCCCGCGACCTCGGCCGGGCGCTCGGCTGCTACGGCCACGTCTCGGCCCTGCGCCGCACCCGCGTCGGCCCCTTCGCCGAGGACCAGTCCTGCACCATCGGGGCGCTCGAAGCCGCCGAGGCCGAGGCCAACGCCGCTCTGCTCCGCCCGGTCGAGACGGCGCTCGACGCCGTGCCGCACGTGCCGGTCTCCCGCGACATGGCGATGCGGTTGATGCGCGGCCAGCCGGTGATCCTGCGCGGCCGCGACGCACCGACAGAGGGCAAGGCCTACGCGACCTGCGGCGGCGTGCTCGTGGCGGTCGGCGACGTCGAGCGGGGCGAGCTGGTGCCGCACCGGGTGTTCCATCTCGGCGGCACCGCCCCGCGCAACGGCTGA
- a CDS encoding ABC transporter permease, with product MTALALKLRRGWRPGSAALLVGGVLTALLVGIALTSLVWTPEDPTRMRILQKLRGPLVSGWLGTDHLGRDVASMLMRGAFNSLTTAFAAVAVGAVLGTLAGVAAAARAGFDAVLMRICDALFALPPILSAIMLGALLGPGATTAIIAIGVFMIPVFARVTRGAAMQIWAREYIMAARMAGKGNVRITLEHVLPNIAGQIIVQVTIQLAMAILTEAGLSFLGLGLPPPAPTWGRMLAESQTYLLQAPHLALAPGLAIAAAVLGLNLLGDGLAARLDPRRRQAS from the coding sequence ATGACCGCCCTCGCGTTGAAGCTCCGGCGCGGCTGGCGCCCCGGCAGCGCCGCGCTCCTCGTCGGAGGCGTCCTGACGGCCCTGCTCGTCGGGATCGCGCTCACCTCCCTGGTCTGGACCCCCGAGGACCCGACCCGGATGCGCATCCTCCAGAAGCTGCGCGGCCCGCTGGTCTCGGGCTGGCTCGGCACCGACCATCTCGGGCGCGACGTCGCCTCGATGCTGATGCGCGGCGCCTTCAACTCGCTCACCACCGCCTTCGCGGCGGTCGCGGTCGGCGCGGTGCTCGGCACGCTGGCCGGCGTCGCCGCCGCGGCGCGGGCCGGTTTCGACGCCGTGCTGATGCGGATCTGCGACGCGCTGTTCGCCCTGCCGCCGATCCTGTCGGCGATCATGCTCGGCGCGCTGCTCGGCCCCGGCGCCACGACCGCCATCATCGCCATCGGGGTGTTCATGATCCCGGTCTTCGCCCGGGTCACCCGCGGCGCGGCGATGCAGATCTGGGCGCGCGAGTACATCATGGCCGCCCGCATGGCCGGCAAGGGCAATGTGCGGATCACCCTGGAGCACGTCCTGCCGAATATCGCCGGGCAGATTATCGTCCAGGTCACGATCCAGCTCGCCATGGCGATCCTGACCGAGGCGGGCCTGAGCTTCCTCGGCCTCGGACTGCCGCCGCCGGCCCCGACCTGGGGGCGGATGCTCGCCGAGTCGCAGACCTACCTGCTCCAGGCGCCCCATCTGGCCCTCGCCCCCGGCCTCGCCATCGCGGCGGCGGTGCTCGGCCTCAACCTCCTGGGGGACGGCCTCGCCGCCCGCCTCGACCCGCGCCGCCGGCAGGCCTCCTGA
- a CDS encoding acyl-CoA thioesterase, with protein MTDGPMAGGLMADPRVLWSEDVLRYRDTDANGHVNNAVFAAFCESGRVQFFASHLTPLLTSDTFFVIARFVIDYRAELHYPGRIRTATWLARAGRTSLGFRHRILTGDTVAGEAESVCVLLSKETRRPVALGAAGAVAERLVVEAG; from the coding sequence ATGACCGACGGGCCGATGGCGGGCGGACTTATGGCCGATCCGCGGGTGCTGTGGAGCGAGGACGTCCTGCGCTACCGCGACACCGACGCCAACGGCCACGTCAACAACGCGGTCTTCGCCGCCTTCTGCGAGAGCGGCCGGGTGCAGTTTTTCGCCAGTCACCTGACCCCGCTGCTCACCTCCGACACCTTCTTCGTCATCGCCCGCTTCGTCATCGATTACCGGGCCGAGCTGCACTATCCGGGCCGGATCCGCACCGCGACCTGGCTCGCCCGGGCGGGACGCACCTCGCTCGGTTTCCGCCACCGCATCCTCACCGGCGACACGGTGGCGGGCGAGGCGGAATCGGTCTGCGTGCTGCTGTCGAAGGAGACGCGGCGGCCGGTGGCGCTCGGGGCGGCCGGCGCGGTGGCGGAGCGGCTGGTCGTCGAGGCGGGCTGA
- a CDS encoding LysR family transcriptional regulator has translation MQLRALIYFNELARHGSMRRAAEKLGIAPTAISRQIENLEYHFGAPLVERDPTGIRLTAAGELLAARSARSLRELDHVRTLIDDLKGLRAGRVTVYASGAAASGLLVPALAEFSASYPDIRFEVVVASVGRTVQALADGEADLAVTLFTPPRTETFVRCRVPVDHAAVMAPGHPLADRLQVGPRDLLAHPVAVPDAAFGVRQALDAQMREAGLPSLDPVFTTSALEIQLELARSGRAVLVLPPFTVRRDEAAGTLVARPFRELRIRTHLDLSHLKDRPLSFAAAKLVAVLEQHMPDFRAEAEV, from the coding sequence GTGCAGCTGCGGGCCCTGATCTACTTCAACGAGCTCGCCCGGCACGGGTCGATGCGGCGGGCGGCGGAGAAGCTCGGCATCGCGCCGACCGCGATCAGCCGGCAGATCGAGAACCTCGAATACCATTTCGGCGCGCCGCTGGTGGAGCGCGACCCGACCGGGATCCGGCTCACCGCCGCCGGCGAGCTTTTGGCCGCCCGCTCGGCCCGCTCCTTGCGCGAGCTCGACCACGTCCGCACCCTGATCGACGACCTCAAGGGCCTGCGGGCCGGGCGGGTCACGGTCTATGCCAGCGGGGCGGCGGCCTCCGGCCTGCTGGTGCCGGCGCTGGCGGAGTTTTCCGCGAGCTACCCGGATATCCGCTTCGAGGTCGTGGTGGCGAGCGTCGGGCGCACGGTGCAGGCGCTCGCCGACGGGGAGGCGGACCTCGCCGTCACCCTGTTCACGCCGCCGCGGACCGAGACCTTCGTGCGCTGCCGCGTGCCGGTCGACCACGCCGCCGTGATGGCGCCCGGTCATCCCCTCGCCGACCGCCTGCAGGTCGGCCCGCGCGACCTCCTGGCCCATCCGGTGGCGGTGCCGGATGCGGCCTTCGGGGTGCGCCAGGCCCTCGACGCGCAGATGCGGGAGGCGGGCCTGCCCTCCCTCGATCCGGTCTTCACCACCAGCGCCCTCGAGATCCAGCTCGAGCTCGCCCGAAGCGGCCGGGCCGTTCTGGTCCTGCCGCCCTTCACCGTGCGCCGCGACGAGGCGGCGGGAACGCTGGTGGCACGGCCCTTCCGGGAGCTGCGCATCCGCACCCATCTCGACCTGTCGCACCTGAAGGACCGGCCGCTCTCCTTCGCGGCCGCCAAGCTGGTGGCGGTTCTGGAGCAGCACATGCCGGATTTTCGGGCAGAGGCCGAGGTGTAG
- a CDS encoding ABC transporter ATP-binding protein, whose product MLAIRNLSIAFPGPNGPVRVVDDVSVAVGRGESLGIVGESGSGKSMLSLATIGLLPKSARASGEILLEGRDILRMGERELCSLRGRRIGMIFQEPMTALNPAMTAGQQIAEGIRLHREVGRPEARAEALRLLERVRIPDPARRIDSYPHEMSGGQRQRVGIAIALALKPDLLIADEPTTALDVTVQKEILDILDELVADLGLSLILISHDLGVIARSTDRTLVMCRGRAVEEGPTEAVLRHPTAQYTRDLIAALPRRARAGLDEAPRLAAGGAR is encoded by the coding sequence ATGCTCGCGATCCGCAACCTCTCCATCGCTTTCCCGGGACCGAACGGTCCGGTCCGCGTCGTCGACGACGTCTCGGTCGCGGTCGGCCGCGGCGAGAGCCTCGGCATCGTCGGCGAATCGGGCTCCGGCAAATCGATGCTGTCGCTCGCGACCATCGGCCTGTTGCCGAAGAGCGCCCGCGCCTCCGGCGAGATCCTGCTCGAGGGCCGCGACATCCTGCGGATGGGCGAGCGCGAGCTGTGCTCCTTACGCGGCCGGCGCATCGGCATGATCTTCCAGGAGCCGATGACCGCGCTCAACCCCGCCATGACCGCCGGCCAGCAGATCGCCGAAGGCATCCGCCTGCATCGCGAGGTCGGCAGGCCTGAGGCGCGGGCGGAGGCGCTGCGCCTGCTGGAGCGGGTGCGGATCCCCGATCCGGCGCGGCGCATCGACAGCTACCCGCACGAGATGTCCGGCGGCCAGCGCCAGCGCGTCGGCATCGCCATCGCGCTGGCGCTCAAGCCCGACCTCTTAATCGCCGACGAGCCGACCACGGCCCTCGACGTGACGGTGCAGAAGGAGATCCTCGACATCCTCGACGAGCTGGTGGCCGATCTCGGCCTCTCCCTGATCCTCATCAGCCACGACCTCGGGGTGATCGCCCGCAGCACCGACCGGACCCTGGTGATGTGCCGCGGCCGGGCGGTGGAGGAGGGGCCGACCGAGGCGGTCCTGCGCCATCCCACGGCGCAGTATACGCGCGACCTGATCGCCGCCCTGCCGCGCCGGGCCCGGGCGGGTCTGGATGAGGCACCGCGCCTCGCCGCGGGAGGCGCCCGGTGA
- the rbfA gene encoding 30S ribosome-binding factor RbfA yields MRKPQESAGPSQRQQRVAELVRHALAEVLSRGDIQDPVLSQHVITVPEVRMSPDLKLATAYVMPLGGQDERPVIEALERNKKVLRQEVARRVTLKFAPDLRFRRDETFDEAARIDALLRSDKVQRDLGSEEPDTEE; encoded by the coding sequence GTGCGTAAACCCCAGGAATCCGCAGGCCCCTCGCAGCGCCAGCAGCGCGTGGCCGAACTCGTGCGGCACGCCCTCGCCGAGGTGCTGAGCCGCGGCGACATCCAGGACCCGGTACTGAGCCAGCACGTGATCACCGTGCCGGAGGTCCGGATGTCGCCGGACCTCAAGCTCGCCACCGCCTACGTCATGCCGCTCGGCGGCCAGGACGAGCGCCCGGTGATCGAGGCGCTGGAGCGCAACAAGAAGGTGCTGCGCCAGGAGGTGGCCCGCCGGGTGACGCTGAAATTCGCCCCCGACCTGCGCTTCCGCCGCGACGAGACCTTCGACGAGGCGGCGCGCATCGACGCGCTCCTACGCAGCGACAAGGTCCAGCGCGACCTCGGGTCCGAGGAGCCGGACACCGAGGAGTGA
- a CDS encoding ATP-binding cassette domain-containing protein, with translation MTALLSIENLTRDYALRGKGGATRHLRAVDDVSLAVEAGSIVAVVGESGCGKSTLARIVMALDRPSGGTVRLGGDDLFGLSAKALARKRRDFQMVFQDPYGSLNPRHSVGRIVAEPLHLLDDAPRGRDRAALVARALEDVGLPGSAAERYPHEFSGGQRQRIAIARALITNPKLVVADEAVSALDLSIQAQILRLILSLRDRHGLTVLFITHNIGVVDEIADRVGVMQAGRLVETGTVREVLDHPRQDYTRTLLAAEPTLAALWQRTRRGPPPSTVAG, from the coding sequence GTGACCGCGCTCCTCTCGATCGAGAACCTGACCCGCGACTACGCCCTGCGGGGCAAGGGCGGCGCCACGCGCCATCTGCGGGCAGTCGACGACGTGAGCCTCGCCGTCGAGGCCGGCAGCATCGTCGCGGTGGTGGGCGAATCCGGCTGCGGCAAGTCCACCCTCGCCCGCATCGTCATGGCCCTCGACCGACCGAGCGGCGGCACGGTGCGGCTCGGCGGCGACGACCTGTTCGGACTCTCGGCCAAGGCGCTGGCGCGCAAGCGCCGCGACTTCCAGATGGTGTTCCAGGACCCTTACGGCTCGCTCAACCCGCGCCACTCGGTCGGCCGCATCGTCGCCGAGCCGCTCCACCTCCTCGACGACGCCCCCCGGGGCCGCGACCGCGCCGCCCTGGTCGCCCGGGCGCTGGAGGATGTCGGGCTGCCGGGCAGCGCCGCCGAGCGCTATCCGCATGAATTCTCCGGCGGCCAGCGCCAGCGCATCGCCATCGCGCGGGCGCTCATCACCAACCCGAAGCTGGTCGTCGCCGACGAGGCGGTCTCGGCCCTCGACCTGTCGATCCAGGCCCAGATCCTGCGCCTGATCCTGTCGCTCCGCGACCGGCATGGCCTGACCGTCCTGTTCATCACCCACAATATCGGCGTCGTCGACGAGATCGCCGACCGGGTCGGGGTGATGCAGGCCGGGCGCCTGGTCGAGACCGGGACGGTGCGGGAGGTGCTGGACCATCCGCGCCAGGACTACACCCGCACGCTGCTCGCGGCGGAGCCGACCCTGGCGGCGCTGTGGCAGCGGACGCGGCGGGGGCCGCCGCCCTCCACCGTCGCCGGATGA
- a CDS encoding ABC transporter substrate-binding protein: MVSRTRSSRRCLLTGALLAALALPGFAGDALAAPRTDLVLGMPVEPPGLDPTSAAPTVIGQVVWQNVFEGLTRVDRDGKVQPQLAKSWTVSPDGLTYTFALQTGVTFHNGEAFNAETAKFALDAIRAPGSVNPQKALYAVIADVKAPDPATLVLTLSKPSGNLLFWLGLPAAVMVEPKSRDGLKSNPVGTGPFRFATWRKGDRVELTRSPDHWDAARKVHLDKVTFRFIGDPQAAAAALRAGDVDAFPLLPAPELYAAFQKDKAFTAEPGLTEMKVVAGMNNAGKPFADKRVRQALMMAVDRKLLIEGAYSGYGAPIGSHYTPNDPGYRDLTGVYAYDPAKAKALLAEAGYAKGLTFTFKSPQMAYATRTAEILQAMFAEVGVTMTIVPTEFPAKWVQEVMRDRSFDMTVIAHAEPLDIAIYSNDPYYFGYKNPAFNTVVTQAAQATDEATRLKLYGDAQQILADDVPALFLFVLPKLSVWKAKLTGFWKNEPVPSNDLTDVRWTE; the protein is encoded by the coding sequence ATGGTCTCACGCACGCGTTCATCCCGTCGTTGCCTGCTGACGGGCGCCCTTCTCGCGGCGCTCGCGCTGCCGGGATTCGCCGGTGATGCCCTGGCCGCCCCGCGCACCGACCTCGTCCTCGGCATGCCGGTGGAGCCTCCGGGCCTCGACCCGACCAGCGCCGCGCCGACGGTGATCGGCCAGGTGGTGTGGCAGAACGTGTTCGAGGGCCTGACCCGGGTCGACCGCGACGGCAAGGTGCAGCCGCAGCTGGCGAAGAGCTGGACCGTCTCGCCCGACGGCCTGACCTACACCTTCGCGCTCCAGACCGGGGTGACGTTCCACAACGGCGAAGCGTTCAACGCCGAGACGGCGAAGTTCGCCCTCGATGCGATCCGGGCACCGGGCTCGGTCAACCCGCAGAAGGCGCTCTACGCTGTCATCGCCGACGTCAAGGCGCCGGACCCCGCCACCCTGGTCCTGACCCTCTCGAAGCCCTCCGGCAATCTGCTGTTCTGGCTCGGCCTGCCGGCGGCGGTGATGGTCGAGCCGAAGTCGCGCGACGGGCTGAAAAGCAATCCGGTCGGGACCGGACCGTTCCGCTTCGCCACCTGGCGCAAGGGCGACCGGGTCGAGCTGACCCGCAGCCCCGACCATTGGGACGCGGCCCGCAAGGTCCATCTCGACAAGGTGACGTTCCGCTTCATCGGCGATCCGCAAGCCGCCGCCGCGGCGCTCCGCGCCGGCGACGTCGACGCCTTCCCGCTGCTGCCGGCGCCCGAACTCTACGCCGCCTTCCAGAAGGACAAGGCGTTCACGGCGGAGCCGGGCCTGACCGAGATGAAGGTCGTGGCCGGCATGAACAATGCGGGCAAGCCCTTCGCCGACAAGCGCGTGCGCCAGGCGCTGATGATGGCGGTCGACCGCAAGCTCCTGATCGAGGGCGCCTATTCGGGCTACGGCGCGCCGATCGGCAGCCATTACACGCCCAACGACCCGGGCTACAGGGACCTGACGGGGGTCTACGCCTACGACCCGGCGAAGGCGAAGGCGCTCCTGGCGGAAGCCGGCTACGCCAAGGGCCTGACCTTCACCTTCAAGTCGCCGCAGATGGCCTACGCCACCCGCACCGCCGAGATCCTGCAGGCGATGTTCGCCGAGGTCGGCGTCACGATGACTATCGTGCCGACCGAGTTCCCGGCGAAGTGGGTGCAGGAGGTGATGCGCGACCGCAGCTTCGACATGACGGTCATCGCCCATGCCGAGCCGCTGGACATCGCCATCTACTCCAACGACCCGTATTATTTCGGCTACAAGAACCCGGCCTTCAACACGGTGGTGACGCAGGCCGCGCAGGCGACCGACGAGGCGACGCGGCTCAAGCTCTACGGCGACGCGCAACAGATCCTCGCCGACGACGTGCCGGCCCTGTTCCTGTTCGTGCTGCCGAAGCTCAGCGTGTGGAAAGCGAAGCTCACGGGGTTCTGGAAGAACGAGCCGGTGCCCTCGAACGACCTGACGGACGTGCGCTGGACGGAGTGA
- a CDS encoding ABC transporter permease, with product MLRHLARRAAGFAVTFLLISVLVFGMMEIVPGDPASAMLGTSATPETLAALRAQMGLDAPAVIRYLRWLGGLATGDMGVSYTYGVPVGALIRERLAVTLPLTGLAVLLAVGIALPLGVTAASRPGGVADGAATLYAQAGIAVPNFWIGLLLIMVVALGLGWLPAGGFPGWGEPVSGLRALLLPALALAIPQSAVLTRVTRASVVEVMNEDFVRTARAKGASVSRALWRHAVPNALVPVITMLGLQISFLIGGAVLVENVFTLPGMGRLAWQALAQRDLIVIQNAVMVFATIVIVVNLGVDLLYTVVDPRLRKRA from the coding sequence ATGCTGAGGCACCTCGCCCGCCGCGCCGCCGGCTTCGCCGTCACCTTCCTGCTGATCTCGGTCCTGGTCTTCGGCATGATGGAGATCGTGCCGGGCGATCCGGCCTCTGCGATGCTCGGCACCTCGGCGACCCCCGAGACCCTGGCGGCCCTGCGCGCCCAGATGGGGCTCGATGCGCCGGCGGTGATCCGCTACCTGCGCTGGCTCGGCGGGCTCGCGACCGGCGATATGGGCGTGTCCTACACCTACGGCGTGCCGGTGGGCGCGCTGATCCGGGAGCGGCTGGCGGTCACGCTGCCGCTCACCGGGCTCGCGGTGCTGCTCGCCGTCGGCATCGCCCTGCCGCTCGGCGTCACCGCGGCGTCGCGGCCCGGCGGCGTGGCGGACGGCGCCGCCACTCTCTACGCGCAGGCCGGCATCGCGGTGCCGAACTTCTGGATCGGGCTCCTGCTCATCATGGTCGTGGCGCTCGGCCTCGGCTGGCTGCCGGCCGGCGGCTTTCCGGGCTGGGGCGAGCCGGTCTCGGGCTTACGGGCGCTGCTCCTGCCGGCGCTGGCGCTCGCCATCCCGCAATCGGCGGTGCTGACCCGGGTGACGCGGGCTTCGGTGGTCGAGGTGATGAACGAGGATTTCGTCCGCACCGCCCGGGCCAAGGGCGCCTCGGTCTCCCGCGCTTTGTGGCGCCACGCGGTGCCGAACGCGCTGGTGCCGGTCATCACCATGCTGGGCTTGCAGATCTCGTTCCTGATCGGCGGCGCGGTGCTGGTCGAGAACGTGTTCACCCTGCCCGGCATGGGCCGGCTCGCCTGGCAGGCCCTGGCGCAGCGCGACCTGATCGTGATCCAGAACGCCGTGATGGTGTTCGCCACCATCGTCATCGTCGTCAATCTCGGGGTCGACCTGCTCTACACCGTCGTCGATCCCCGCTTGAGGAAGCGCGCATGA
- a CDS encoding GGDEF domain-containing protein: MISVSPVLDLLAVGIALLAVAPLRDVSRLARNPVAKRGWQALMAAMALCMLLLTVKAVRDLHKPLDADAAMQLIVHLVGASIMTTFAQLARRTALDVVRLARFEAQAFTDGLTGLGNRRLFAERLTEEVARARETGAPLSLIVLDIDHFKQVNDTYGHAVGDVVLKHIADTVMAGMRNADTVCRIGGEEIVIIMPRIDPAQAAELADALRAAVGAMAVPIGDGRAITATISLGFATRQPEEGGESLFRRADAALYTAKRDGRDRVGLAA; this comes from the coding sequence ATGATCTCCGTCAGCCCGGTCCTCGATCTCCTGGCTGTGGGTATCGCCTTGCTCGCGGTCGCGCCGCTCCGGGACGTCTCGCGCCTGGCGCGCAATCCGGTGGCGAAACGGGGCTGGCAGGCCCTGATGGCGGCGATGGCGCTCTGCATGCTGCTCTTGACCGTCAAGGCCGTCAGGGACCTGCACAAGCCCCTCGATGCCGACGCCGCGATGCAGCTCATCGTGCATCTCGTCGGCGCCTCGATCATGACGACGTTCGCCCAGCTGGCGCGAAGGACGGCCCTGGACGTCGTCCGGCTCGCGCGGTTCGAGGCGCAGGCCTTCACCGATGGGCTGACCGGACTCGGCAACCGCCGCCTGTTCGCGGAGCGCCTGACCGAGGAGGTCGCCCGCGCCCGGGAGACCGGCGCGCCCCTGTCCCTTATCGTGCTCGACATCGACCATTTCAAGCAGGTCAACGACACCTATGGGCACGCCGTCGGGGACGTGGTGCTCAAGCACATCGCCGACACGGTGATGGCCGGGATGCGCAACGCCGACACGGTCTGCCGGATCGGCGGCGAGGAGATCGTGATCATCATGCCGCGGATCGATCCCGCCCAGGCGGCGGAACTGGCCGACGCGCTCCGCGCCGCCGTCGGCGCGATGGCGGTGCCGATCGGCGACGGCCGCGCGATCACAGCGACCATCAGCCTCGGCTTCGCCACGCGACAGCCCGAGGAAGGCGGCGAATCGCTCTTTCGCCGCGCCGATGCCGCGCTCTACACCGCCAAGCGCGACGGCCGCGACCGCGTCGGCCTCGCGGCCTGA